The Limanda limanda chromosome 13, fLimLim1.1, whole genome shotgun sequence region AATTCAGAATAATAATGTCTAAGATGAACAAACCTAGGTCAGCTGTTTTGGAACCCACATCCACACCAAGGTTCTGAATTTGTGAAACAGGCCTCAGGCTGTTATTGGAAAGCAAATACAAGTATTTCCATCTTAATGCCATGCTCAGACATCTCCTGTGTGGTCTTGTTTGGAGCCTGTATTGAAGGAGTGGTACTGAGAGACAAGTAAGTGAGTTTTTAATTGACTTTGACCCACTCATTGTAactcaacagaaaaacaaatggtACAGATTATTGTAGTTGGTTGTACTGAGATAATCAATGGAACCAGGTATACATTTCCTTATTTAATGTATAAAGTTTTTAATAAGGGTTAACTATAATTAACTAAAAGACATaacagtgtgcatgtgtgggtgtttCAGGTTTGGTTACTCTGTAAAGAAGAACCCAGTGATTGGTATTCTGGCCTGGCCGTCACCCTGGGTGATTGTGATTGGCTCCTTTTTCTCATGCTGTGGAGCAGGACTTCAGAGCCTCACCGGCGCCCCCCGGCTGTTGCAGGCCATCGCTCGGGACGGCATCATCCCATTCTTGCAGGTCAGTGCTGCAGAGATTCTTCATATGCCACAGACCAGTGTGCTTCTACAATCAGTGGACCCTGACAGTGACTCTGCACATTTCTTTGCTGATTTTTAGACCACAGGACTTGAAGcccaattattcaattttatgGACATTGATTTATTCTTAAAAGAAATCTCACCTCACTTCCTCACAAACAGACCGTCTGTCTCTGTATCTCTGTCCTCTTCAGGTCTTTGGTCATGGGAAGGCCAACGGTGAGCCGACCTGGGCTCTGCTGCTGACAGTGGGGATCTGTGAGATAGGAATCCTCATCGCTTCTCTGGATGCTGTGGCCCCCATCCTCTCCATGTATATTACGCAACACTTACTAAAACATACACTTTGTACACCATATGCAAATATAATCTTTTTATGTAATTTATGCTTTTGCCTCTGGCCAGTTTTCCACCTATACATGttatgcatgtgtttttttttttgaaatctTCTAATTGATATGTCCACTCATCTTCTCAGGTTCTTCCTCATGTGTTATCTGTTTGTCAACCTGGCCTGTGCTGTACAGACGTTGCTCCGCACACCCAACTGGAGACCTAGATTCAAGTTCTATCACTGGTGAGAACAGCTTCAAACTTTGACTGTTTCCATACTCACATGTTTTGGCCACTCAACTAGCAAAAGTGTCTGGTTCctgtacatatgtgtgtgtgtgtgtatcttgtaGGACCCTGTCCTTCTTAGGGATGATCCTGTGTCTCTCCCTTATGTTCATCTCCTCCTGGTACTATGCCCTGGTTGCCATCGTGATAGCGGGATGTATCTACAAGTACATTGAGTACAGAGGGTGAGTCTTAACATTTCAGGTTAATGGACCAAGTCAAAAATGTTGTTAACTCTCCATTACTGGTAGGATTCAAGCACAGAATTACCATTACCACAACCTTGATTTATCGAGCACAACACAAGTGTTTCCAGTCTTTTCTTATGTCAGAGGTGCAGCCACTTTTTGTTGTTACATTATTTCTGAACTGCTCAAAATAAATGCTTTGAAAGTTAATTTAACAGGAAAATATCCATGTAGAGTTCTGATGCAGAgggatttaatttaaacaatttTGTTCATGTTGATAAACATAAACTATTATGTTACTaaacatttggaaaaataatCTAAGTTTCTTTACTTGGACCTTTTCCTTGTAGGGCAGTGAAGGAGTGGGGTGATGGTATCCGAGGCCTGTCCTTAAACGCAGCACGCTACGCTCTTATCCGACTGGAGGAAGTGCCACTACACACCAAAAACTGGAGGtgagcgtgtgtatgtgtgtgtgtgtttgtataaaacAGATTCATTTGACATGTTCTTAATTTTACTTATTAAAATACCACTGGTAcagattagtgtgtgtgtgttgtgactttttgtaATTGTGAAGTTGTCTATTGCACACATAATTGACAACATTTCAAGGTTCCAGTCATAACCTTTGGATTGGGATTTCAGATTTGCTATACACAAATTGTAGCCTCAATAGATTTAAGtataaaatatcaataaatccACGGACAGTTCTGAAACAGTTGATACATGAAAAGTCATTCattcaaattgattttaaatttttgatcaAACCCACATTGTGTTTTCCAAAAATTTCAGCTCTACAATCTACTACATGTGTAAGAGGTTTGAATTCATAAAATCAGTTTCAATTTGTTCTTGTCTTCAGGCCTCAGCTGTTGGTGTTGTGTAAGCTGAACTCAGACATGGCGGTCAAACACCCCCGTCTCCTGTCCTTCACCACGCAGCTCAAAGCTGGGAAGGGACTGACCATTGTCTGCTCAGTCCTGGAGGGAACTTACATGACGCAGGGCAACCAGGCCAAGTTGGGAGAACAGGTGTGTTGATTTTGTGTCAGTCATCTGCGCTGCCTATGTCCTCTCTGGTGTGAAGTGGATGGAAATACTGGATGGACTTTgttaaaagctgtttttcatGCCACAGATAAGATTTCAGTTCTTAAGCTTGGAGACACCGTTTGACTCTTTCCAACAAATATAACACAAGGTGCTTAATCAACTATTTACCACCCTTATCATTAGATTTTTAATGATGCTGAAAATTAGGGGTAATGTTAATGTATTTAAAGCGACATATGCATTGATAAAATATTGGTGTGCACGACGAGACTCTTGTTTGTGTCTGATGTTGGACTGTCTGAGAAGTTGCATTCCTCATCATGCTTGAAACTAAAAAACAGCCATGACACATATTTACAAATgactaaataaaaaacacaaataacatgACCTAATTTAGCCCCACTGGATAATGTCATGTATTACCCAGACATCGCAAGCACTGCATGGAAAAACACtacaatgtgtgttttacataACAAGTTTTAATTTTGCTCGAATTTATTCTCAAACAAACTCTCACTTCTCTTCCCCTTTCTCACTCTTCTGCTTTGCTCTTTCATTTACTTCCTGCAGAACTTAAAAGCCGCCATGGCTGCAGAGCGAACAAAGGGTTTTTCCCATGTGGTGGTTTCGTCCAACCTGCGAGATGgtttctccctcctcatccaGTCAGCAGGACTGGGAGGAATGAAACACAATGCCGTCCTGATGGCCTGGCCAGTGGGCTGGAAACAGGCCCGGGACTCGTCTGCGAGGAGGAATTTTATAGGTAAAAGACAGAGGAGTGTGTCAAAGGAAACGAATGTCAAGATAAGATTATTTCATGTTCCTTCCGTTCATTTGTACTatctctgcagcttcacttcagTGGAACAAGGCTAAATAAATGACAGAACTCTCTAGTACCAATAAAAGGCATTTAAATAACGCTGGGTACCAGTTCAATTCCAAATATTTCCCCCACATTTCTCTTAACTTTGCAAGGAATTCGTCCCATATTTCAAAAAATTTACTGTGATTAATGCCTTCattaaaagctaaaaaaacATAACCCCCACCCATCTCTCCTCCGCCAGAAACCGTAAGAGagacaacagcagcacatcaaGCTCTGCTGGTTGCTAAGAACATCGACCACTTCCCTAGCAACCAGGAGCGTCTGAAGCAGGGAACCATTGACGTGTGGTGGATCGTACATGATGGTGGACTGCTCATGCTGCTGCCATTTTTACTGAGTCAACACAAGGTACATTTGTCTGTGCGTTGTCTAAAAGTCCTGTGCACTTTAAatttatttagtgtttttttgtgtgtgaaaaaaaaagaacttagTATTAACAGCAGAAACAAAGATTGTATCTGATTCAAAATGTGTAGATAAACTGTATTGATTTAGTATGGATAATAATCTGCAGGTATGGAGGAAGAGCAAAATGAGGATCTTCACAGTAGCACAGATGGACGACAACTCCATCCAGATGAAGAAAGATCTCCAAATGTTTGTCTATCATCTGCGACTGGACgcagtggtggaggtggtggaaaTGGTCAGTGGGTCTGCAGTTACACTCTCATGCCAGCTACTAAAGCAAGTGCTAATTGATGTATTTTGAGTGCTCTAGATAAGATTGACAATCACAGCAAATCAATCATatgatgtcattttttaaatttaactcTGGATAATGAATTTGCAAACCTTCTCTGTGTTCCTGCAGCATGAGAGTGATATCTCAGCCTTCACCTACGAGAAGACGCTGGTGATGGAGCAGAGATCTCAGATGCTCAAGCAGATGCAGCTGTCTCgcactgagagggagagagaggtacaGCGATGCACATTTCCCACTGTAGAAAAGACACACAGCACACCAGAGAGAAAAACCTACAGGCCTCATTATACTGCTTATGACTCATTATACAATGAGGTAAAGAATTATAATACACCAAATTATATgctatataataaaaataaaaaatctttaaatttaatttcagtcACTATATGCTAAgcactttaaaaacactttgttaaCACAATGTAGAAAttataaactgtaaaacaaaacaagatgcttttacaaaaaaaagtatGGAAACTAATGAGAAAAAATTCACATAACATggtgagtaaaaaaaaattaagtcaaAGTCGGTCTAATTTCTCTGAGGCAGTGAGTTTCTTATTTTGTAAATCAAGTGTGTTATATTTGACTGTGCACATCACACTGCATCAGCACAATAGtaatagagatagagatagagaggaagCATTAATCCCCGTGACCTGTTCTGCTCTTGTTGAACTTGAACTCTTCCCCAAACCTGGCCTTGTGATTGGGCGGCGGGCTCAGATTCAGAGCATCACAGATGTGTCACGCGGCTCCATAAAAAGGAAGACGTCGTCTACTGTTGGCGCCCCACCCCTCAACACTGTGTGTATTCCAGAGGATGAGGTAGCCACGGCAACCAAACAGCTTGTAGTTGCCAACCATGGTGCCGTTGGTCCATCCATTTATCATGGCATCCCATCTCTCCATCACCATCCTTTAAAAGACACCTGCAATTCTCCTCCATCCACTGTACTGTACATGCTGCCTGTGCAGAGCCACCGGGACATAACGCTGCGATTAGAGGAAGACAGATTCTTCACTGAACGTTGTTGTGACAGTTGGGGAAGATGTCATAACAACAGACGTGTGTCCATTCATTTCACACCTTCATTTGCATTCATCACTATTAAACTGCCTCTCACCTGACTGCTCTATTAACATCCATGATTCTTTTGTTTTCCGttcatgtttttatgtaaaGTAATGATTTACACTATCTCCTGTTTTAATGGTGTAAAAACCTGAGCTACGGTCAAGAAGTTCTGTGTTGCTCTAATCAAAGCTGCTCAGGATGATGAGACTAATGCTGAAAACACCATCTGACCTGTCCCTTCTTAGGCCCAGCTGATCCACGACCGCAACACGGCCTCTCACTCTGCAATGACCGAAAAAGCTGTAGGTGCCACACCAGATCGTGTTCACATGACCTGGACCAAAGACAAACTGGTCAATGAgaggaacagacagagagaaagcatGGCGGTCAAAGACTTGTTTAATATGAAACCGTAAGTAGATTCAGCTCAGCTCAAGACACGCTTCCCTGACCTGACTTGTTTTAATATGATGAGTTAACTCACAAAATCTAATTAATTTGCTGAAgtagatatttgtatttattatatgtacAACTGTTTTTACAACTATAATCAAAAAGCAACTATAAGTCTGCTgaattttttcttatttttggaATTTTGAGTACTGCAGCCTTTGTCTCGTcattaatgtttttgttgttcttgttttcttctaGTGAGTGGGAGCACCTGTAAGTCACTTTATTTTTCACCTTTTGATTGCCTGTGCATGAACtcactgtgtgcatgtgcatattTAGGTTTGTGAGAATCATTTCTGCTGGTGTGCTcgtgttattttaaataaagatggat contains the following coding sequences:
- the LOC133018057 gene encoding solute carrier family 12 member 7-like is translated as MPINFTVVPVEDAVAGSNNAAAAVSLDKIFQEEDTDDNLQGDDNQRESSPFISSDTDGETYYDGKNMALFEEEMDSNPMVSSLLSKLAIYTNLTQGVREHEEAENEDGVRRVTVVVPQMGTFIGVYLPCMQNILGVILFLRLTWIVGTAGILGSFAIVSMCCICTLLTAISMSAIATNGVVPAGGSYYMISRSLGPEFGGAVGLCFYLGTTFAGSMYILGTIEILLTYIIPTATVFKEGEDAAMLNNMRVYGTGCLVLMALVVFVGVKYVNKLALVFLACVILSIMATYAGVIKTLIEPPEFSVCLLGNRSLKNQKFETCAKTELVKNQTVTTDLWPLFCDSEYPNATCDEYFMLNNLTEIQAIPGLLSGVIKDNLWGNYGPAEELIEKKTQPSVPALEISNDISKPYLFNDISTYFTLLVGIYFPSVTGIMAGSNRSGDLRDAQRSIPIGTIMAILTTSFIYISCVVLFGACIEGVVLRDKFGYSVKKNPVIGILAWPSPWVIVIGSFFSCCGAGLQSLTGAPRLLQAIARDGIIPFLQVFGHGKANGEPTWALLLTVGICEIGILIASLDAVAPILSMFFLMCYLFVNLACAVQTLLRTPNWRPRFKFYHWTLSFLGMILCLSLMFISSWYYALVAIVIAGCIYKYIEYRGAVKEWGDGIRGLSLNAARYALIRLEEVPLHTKNWRPQLLVLCKLNSDMAVKHPRLLSFTTQLKAGKGLTIVCSVLEGTYMTQGNQAKLGEQNLKAAMAAERTKGFSHVVVSSNLRDGFSLLIQSAGLGGMKHNAVLMAWPVGWKQARDSSARRNFIETVRETTAAHQALLVAKNIDHFPSNQERLKQGTIDVWWIVHDGGLLMLLPFLLSQHKVWRKSKMRIFTVAQMDDNSIQMKKDLQMFVYHLRLDAVVEVVEMHESDISAFTYEKTLVMEQRSQMLKQMQLSRTEREREIQSITDVSRGSIKRKTSSTVGAPPLNTVCIPEDEAQLIHDRNTASHSAMTEKAVGATPDRVHMTWTKDKLVNERNRQRESMAVKDLFNMKPEWEHLNQSNVRRMHTAVKLNEAVVKKSQNSQLVLLNMPGPPKNMKGDENYMEFLEVLMEGLDRVLLVRGGGSEVITIYS